The DNA region tgatatatatatatatatgttttgcTGGTCCCCTGCTAGGACAGATAAAGGCGCTCCCCTGGAACAGATGACATGAATCCTTGCAGTCTGTACGCTGGAGGATGGTTTCCCATGACTCTTCATCAGGTCCCTCCTGAGCAAACAACTCATCAGCGTTTCCACTCATCACTCGGGTCACCAAACAAATGGAACATTACAAACCAACATCAAATCTTTTAATCAAGAGTGTGTCACTTTTTTGTCACTAAGCCTTATATCTGCTAATGGTCTAACAATATTGGCATTGCATTACACAATGTTCTGACACAGCCTTCTTAATGACTACGACATTTGAAAGGTCGGACATAAGGATCAAGCTTTTTTGCATCTGCCAGAGTTGATATGATTGTACACTCCCTCAGTACAAATGTGTTTACTCTCACACGTTTTTGTTACACATCACTGGAAAAACTCTGATTCACGTTCATAGATTATTTGTAGATGGGTCTTCCAGGATCTCAAATGGGATGTAGGTCATTCAAATATATGTGATATTTCCATAACCGAGTCTTTCTGAGGGACTCACACAGAGGCTTAAATGAAAGCATGTTAATCATCTATTGATATCAAGAGATGATGATTAGAACAAAGTTGCAAGTGGAGATGCACGACAAGCTGAAGGAAGCTAAACTGAGACActcaaaaaggaaagaatgctCATTCACAAGCCAGGACTTTGTGTctatatgtatatttttcatGGCCTTTGGCATGTCCTGAGAGCATACACAGCATAGGAGCTGAAAGTGAGTGTAGCATATCCACAGGTATGACATATATATTTTGCACCTATTCAAATCTGTCTTGGCCTTAAGTGaactatttatatattaaaaaaagtttttttttcttcatgagcAAATTTTGCTATGAAATGGTCAAGGCTATTTTCTCAAACTGGAGGAGCCCCTCCATTGCCACAGAAGACTTTATAATCCAGAGAAAGTTGGATTCCCTCAAATCCGTGAGCTATATATCACATAAAATTGGAGCTGTCCTTTTAATCCAAGTCATTTCTACTTGAAAATGACGATTCTGTTTGTCCAGTTTAATTCAATGTATTCAGTGTCTCATACTGCATaatcatttttgaaaaagagCAATGTAGACATCACTGTTGATATGTGCAAGCAGATTTTTTAATAACTCATATTTAGAAGTAATATAATATTGATACACCCCTGCACGTTCTTCAGGCGCCAGAAATGGTCAACCACAATGATTAAAGCAAACACCAGGTGGCAGTCATTCTCCATCTAAAGACTCAGGATTTCTATGCATGCCAAATAAACTCATCTACTTGGAAGATATACTTATTTATCTGTAACATTTGCTGCAATATTGCAGAAATGTCAGCAGGATTTTCACATGCTTGCTCTTCTTCTGTACATGAACGTTGCGCGGTTCTTTTTACACAGGTATTTTTAAGTTCAGGCCATACTGTATGTAGAAATGATGACACTCTAATTTCTCATGGTGCAAAAATGTCATATGCCTGGTGTATTCTGAAATGCTCAGTAGCTTTGCATAGAAATTCTATAAAAATATGTCATAACTGAATGAGTTCAGAATTCACTGAAGATTTTAACACATGACTTTTAGGGCACAGCAGTAAAAGTGAATGACATTtcttagctgtttttttttggggggggggggtgtcaacCTTTTCCACCCTGGTTTAGAATGAATAGACTCTATGTTAGGTTACTATAGGTGCCATGTCAAAACTGTCATTGCTATGGGAATAGCTATAGGAATGCCTGTTAGGGATCCTCTTTGTCTTTCGTCCCCTCCTCTAATGTTGTTCCCTCGTTAATGTGAGCATTGCTCTCATACTATCCCACTTTTATAATGTGCATTGTAAAACATTGGCACACATCTATAAAAAGGATTCTTAGACAGTGACGACAGTTGTTGGCcggtttccttttttccccacctcAAAAACATGTATTTACCCTTCGCACAAACGCACTTTCCAACTGCAAAGTCCACCTGTTTCTGCAAGAGTTATTTTTTGtgtgctggaaaaacaaagtttattgATTATTGCTAATTAAAGAAAAGCTTCAATCATCAAAACACATACAATAATCATTGAAACAGTTTGGCTTTTAGGGTACATAACATGGCTATCTTAGGAACGTGTGAATAAAGGAGTAAGCAGTTACATATGCTGGCCTGTACACTGTATGTAAAGATAGGTTTCCAGGGGCAACGGTACCGTCAGGTATCCTGGACTGTTTGCGTGGAAGGATCCGGAATCAGGCTGTTTGCTTTGTAAGGCCTGTTGTCTGCACAGCAAAGATATTCCCACCAGGGAGGCAAGAAGCACACGGTGGGGAAGACTACTTTACACCACGCGGGGTGGACGCAGAATCCTGCATCCTGGATGCTTGCTGCTGCTAAACCTCAGCCAGGGAGACTCCACATAAGATTAGTGGAGATCTCAGAGTCCCCCCATGACCCTCACCACCCCCTCTTCCCCCTGCCAGGTGTGGTTTACTTTGGTAGCAGTGAAGTTAAGTTGGATTTTAAATATGCaatgaaaatatatcaaatgcTGTACAGCCAAGTGAAACTTCAGGGTCCCTGAAGCTGCAATTTTTACAGGCGTAAAATGTAAATGGTAAAATATATCACAATAGTATCGCGCTTTgtttcagagacgctgtagaCTACTAATCATCCTCTCCAGATATATCAGAACATGCTTGTTTGGTATGTGAGCCAATGAAAAatcacatggaaaaaaaaaaaatctgaatctgaaaaaaGTCTAAAATGATAAATACCGTAACTCATATTACAGTCACAATACCCTTCACAATAATTGCAATTTCTTTTTGCAGCCATATTTAGCTTAATTTGATGTGACAGGAATGGAGAAAGACTGAGAGTAGGTCTGACACAGATGAAAAAGGGGAGATTAAAATGATTAGTGCAGTGAAATAAACGTAGTTCTATGTGATGACAGGTAAaactaacattaaaaaaagtttgtttttttttttcatttagaaatTGTTTAGAAATTTTTTGACATGGTACGACACATTTTGATACAATGCTGAGAATAACTGAAATACATGTATGTactaagtgatttttttttttttttcaatctgcCGAAAcagagctttttattttaaacaccTCTAGACTCCCGCATAAGTGCCATTATAAAAGAACGGCTTGTTTGTCACACAGTGGCCTATGACCTCAGGTGTCCATCTCTGGACCTTTGGTCTGCCATCTGGGCCTGGCCGGACGATGACGGTGCTTCTGGACGCCAGTGAAGGGTCTTCATCGAAGAAGTTGAAAGGTCGGAGGAAGAAGCCCACCGCATTGCCGGGTGTTGCCGTGTTTGGGATGTCCTCTGAATGAGGCACATGCAGGAAACCTACTGTCACCCAGGCAACCAAGTCCTGCACACAAGTGAGCAAATATTGCATTCAAAATTTTATAATGGGAAACAGGAGGAGTTCGTTTTTATCCATTTAGACCACAGAAAATATCAGCACATTTATGTTGACGCCAAAAGGTTCTTTTTGGGTGAGCAATATGAAACACATCTCTGAATAAAATTTCACCCATGTATCTTGAAATATAAACTAGATTTCTGAGAAATGCTTTTAAACCTCCCAAACAATGCTCTGTTATTAAATGATGTCCCTTTCTCTGGGTGCACCCTTCGACATAAGtggaaacatttgtttattttaatgaaaacattaacagCAGTCTCCATTCTGTCTGGATTTTCCTGAGCATCACGAACGAAGCTACTGACCCCTAACTATTCATCCTCTACACCACTGAAACGTGTCCTATGCATGAACATGAAACGTAGAAATGCCTTTGTTAATGTCCATGATTGTACCTTGCCAACTATGTTTTCGTTGTTGCTGATGTATTCTTCAAAGGACACGACAGGTTCCCAAGGGTCATTCTGGGTGTatatgctgctgctggtggcttCACTGTCTCTATGACGAGTCACAGCCACAGGATACCTGCGGACAAGCAGTGCCTAATCAGTTTTAATGACGTTTAAATGATAAACTTGTCGGGTTTGCCGGCTGAGAGAAGATTTCATAGAGTTTACAACACTTAACCTGTCTGCTTGTCACCTCAAACGTTCGCTTCATTTTAGCACTTCATGTTGTGATCtaacaaaaacagcagttcTCCTGACTTGACCTGACTTGAAGTGAGCTTCCACTTTCAGTAGTCTCTTGATGCTGTTACATGTTGATATATAAGGAGGCTGGAGGTTTTCTACTGTTCCTACTGTTTCTTTTCAATTCAAGTCAAGTCAAGCCAAGAAAGGTTTACTGTCATTGTTTGAACACAGTTTTGTTAACTCTAGTCAGGCagcaaatacaatacaatacaaagaaaataagagGTAGGAATGTTAACAAGGAATAATTTATACTTTTGCATGTTTGATTTATACCTGATCTGCACTGTTACACATTGCTTCTAGAAAGTCTGACACGTTCAGCTCAGTGGCAACTATTTAGTGCAGCTGTATTGATTCCTTAAGCAACTCTACTTTGACCTGACTTCTGACTCCTGATCCACGGATTAGCGTCTTTAACTGCACTGCTTCAGCGGGTGGTCAATCATTGCAAATTTATGTTGAATGTTCAACCTTTGCTCAAATGCTAAATAAAGCTTggaaacatacatacaaacaaacaacaaaaacagcaacaaaaaagttgaaaaacaaaaccaagcaCACTACATttgttatatttaaaatagagtaaataaatgtttattttattaccTTGACCAACTGATGCCATTTTCTTCTCTCCAGCCTCTTGGGAGGACACTGTGGGCATGTGAGTTCAACTGAATTCGGTAACCTTTCTTGTGCccccatttatttttctcttggGGGTTATAAAAGTGCAAATAGCGGGGAAACTTTTTGCCAAAGCGGAAAGCAGCAGACCGCTCGGTCTTGTGCTCTGTCCTGTGCAGTTTGGACTGGACAACAAAATTTTTGGGGCTCCAGGGATTTGTGAAGTTGACAAATTTCAGATCAATTGTCTCAAAGCTGTTATCTCGACCTGtatcaaagtgaaaataaacatgttagATGTCAAGGTGTAAAGTCTGTCATATATTTATGAAACAACTTTGCTAATCAAGTTGTCAGGATTTCCGTTCATCTGGACTGGCATAAATAAGACTAAGTTCATATGTGACCTGGAGGCCTCCCTCACTGCTAAAACAACTAAATGAGATTTATTATAATGGTTATTATTTATAGATCTCCCATAGGGAGTTTgggggaaattaaaaaaatgatattATACAGTAATATTTACCTGCAATGTCCAGATCCACCTTGTAATGGATtaggtgtgtgtgcaggttgCCCAGCACGTAGTTGTACACCTTGGTACCATAGTTAAGTCCATTAGGTGTAAAGAAAGTGGCATGGATGTATCCAGTGGCGCTGACCTTTACCTCCATCACTCCATTCTGGTAGAAGAGGAAGTCCCAGATATAATCATAGTTGTAAACTGTTGAGGTTGTCCGTAACACCAACACAGTGTTTTCCAGCCCCCCAAAGAAGTTGTATCCCCCATGGAAGTTCGAGTTGAAATGCCTTCTCAGAGGCAAAGCAGTGGTCATCTCAAAAATACAGAGGGCGTTTTTGTACTGTACAGGCTTGTCTGTATCAAAGTAGTGGTAAAGATCAATAAAAGTGGCAATTTCCGGACAGTCGATGCCAGGAGCGAGCTCATATGTTGATGTGCCCATCGCCCAGCCGGCATCTATATACTTTGTTTGCATGGCAGCTGGGGTATCACCAGCATAGAAGGCAATGGCTTCTTGCAGGCTGATCTCATAAGCAATCCTTTCTCCATTGAAACGGAGGTCAAAGACTTGAAGTCCAGCTGAGGAGCGTACTCGGTAGGCAAAAGACCATCCAGCATATTCAACAAAGTTCTGGTCAATCTGATAGCGAGGCCCCTGAGGTTCCACAAGCTTTGGCCCATGGATATTCGTGGGAGTGTTGCTGTGTCCCCGAGGGACATAAGTGGAGTACAGGTCAGTATCATCATGCTCAGAGAGTTGGACTTTCTCCACCTCCCCTGACTCATACTTTTCTACCAGCTCCTCAACACTGTCAAAATACACGCTGTTGTACCAGACCTTTTCAACGGTCCATTTTTCTGGATCCAGAT from Echeneis naucrates chromosome 20, fEcheNa1.1, whole genome shotgun sequence includes:
- the aoc1 gene encoding diamine oxidase [copper-containing], which translates into the protein MRLFGLLQLVYLAGCSASRSREWAHHGAPMFADLTTREMKAIREYLHGIPEMQLTDAHSTTLKKNSILLMELNLPKKHEALRVLDRGQAKPQREARVIIQFGNQPTPNITEYIVSPLPYPKSHVVKTFKGAKLIRFESRPITSAEYDHLNIILKKITTKAHKLLFETTGGFSFTNCSNRCLTFSDIAPRGLEPGERRSWIVLQKFVEGFFIHPVGFEVLINHWDLDPEKWTVEKVWYNSVYFDSVEELVEKYESGEVEKVQLSEHDDTDLYSTYVPRGHSNTPTNIHGPKLVEPQGPRYQIDQNFVEYAGWSFAYRVRSSAGLQVFDLRFNGERIAYEISLQEAIAFYAGDTPAAMQTKYIDAGWAMGTSTYELAPGIDCPEIATFIDLYHYFDTDKPVQYKNALCIFEMTTALPLRRHFNSNFHGGYNFFGGLENTVLVLRTTSTVYNYDYIWDFLFYQNGVMEVKVSATGYIHATFFTPNGLNYGTKVYNYVLGNLHTHLIHYKVDLDIAGRDNSFETIDLKFVNFTNPWSPKNFVVQSKLHRTEHKTERSAAFRFGKKFPRYLHFYNPQEKNKWGHKKGYRIQLNSHAHSVLPRGWREENGISWSRYPVAVTRHRDSEATSSSIYTQNDPWEPVVSFEEYISNNENIVGKDLVAWVTVGFLHVPHSEDIPNTATPGNAVGFFLRPFNFFDEDPSLASRSTVIVRPGPDGRPKVQRWTPEVIGHCVTNKPFFYNGTYAGV